Proteins from one Aerosakkonema funiforme FACHB-1375 genomic window:
- a CDS encoding DUF4262 domain-containing protein, producing the protein MKERKINDPVKKKIVEDVQRVGWHVMAVGADPDNMKPGFAYSIGLWQSFQHPEIIMFGLPYQTMGHIINDIGSYVKGGKLIVTGQPYSDFIQNYSIIFESVASAWCVEYLRFAIWFYGEEDTFSALQCFWPDKAGKFPWDADFNDKLISYQPLLCG; encoded by the coding sequence ATGAAAGAGCGTAAAATAAACGATCCAGTAAAAAAGAAAATTGTTGAAGATGTGCAACGAGTTGGTTGGCACGTTATGGCGGTAGGGGCAGATCCGGATAACATGAAACCGGGTTTTGCTTATTCGATCGGCTTATGGCAATCGTTCCAACATCCGGAAATTATTATGTTTGGATTGCCATATCAAACGATGGGTCACATTATTAACGATATCGGCAGTTATGTGAAAGGTGGCAAACTTATAGTGACGGGTCAACCTTACTCAGATTTTATCCAAAACTACTCGATTATTTTTGAAAGCGTGGCATCAGCTTGGTGTGTTGAGTACTTGCGTTTTGCTATCTGGTTTTACGGTGAAGAAGATACCTTTTCTGCTTTACAATGTTTCTGGCCTGACAAAGCAGGCAAATTTCCTTGGGATGCCGATTTTAATGACAAATTAATTAGCTATCAACCATTGTTGTGCGGCTAA
- a CDS encoding alpha/beta fold hydrolase, which produces MSLFCLVHGAFQGAWSWDLLIPYLEAQGHKTVAMDLPIEDASASLSQFADVVIQALPKTDDDLVLVGHSMAGTVIPLVAEARQVRQLVFLSALIPCPGFSTIDQFSHNLDPDSLRALNYEPKEQSKLAQFNDEPDLFNPVSVGKDFSDEAVLIELFYHDCEPDVMRWALSKGRSQRSMAYIYDVNPLNSLPNVDYKYIVCRDDRIISPAWSRYAARKRLGVDAIELPGGHCPHLSRPAQLASVLTNPT; this is translated from the coding sequence ATGAGTCTTTTTTGCCTAGTTCACGGAGCCTTCCAAGGCGCTTGGTCTTGGGATTTGTTAATTCCTTACTTAGAAGCGCAAGGTCACAAAACAGTAGCAATGGATTTGCCAATTGAAGACGCATCGGCAAGTTTATCGCAATTTGCAGATGTAGTAATTCAAGCGCTGCCAAAAACTGATGACGATCTTGTCCTGGTCGGTCACTCAATGGCTGGTACTGTTATTCCCCTTGTTGCAGAAGCGCGTCAAGTGCGTCAATTGGTATTTCTTAGTGCGCTTATTCCATGTCCGGGATTCAGTACAATTGACCAATTTTCCCACAATCTCGATCCCGATAGTCTCAGAGCGTTAAATTACGAACCGAAAGAGCAAAGTAAACTCGCACAATTCAATGATGAACCCGATCTATTTAATCCAGTTTCTGTTGGTAAAGATTTTTCAGATGAAGCAGTATTGATAGAACTTTTCTATCACGATTGCGAACCGGATGTCATGCGCTGGGCGCTCTCAAAAGGACGATCGCAGCGATCGATGGCATATATTTATGATGTCAATCCGCTGAATTCTTTACCAAATGTAGATTATAAATATATTGTTTGTAGGGATGACCGGATAATTTCTCCGGCATGGTCGCGCTACGCTGCACGTAAGCGATTGGGAGTTGATGCGATAGAACTGCCGGGAGGACATTGCCCGCATTTGTCTCGTCCTGCTCAGCTTGCCTCCGTATTAACTAATCCTACCTAA
- a CDS encoding beta/alpha barrel domain-containing protein — protein sequence MLATNNKIVIFDTTMRDGELTPGVKMNLQEKIGIAQLLEQMGVDAIEVGYPGRYEKDFEEIFEISKVIKTSTICGLASSDREEIITVAQALAPAAKARIHTYTNVNLSNQSRQSEAEVLAVIKDSISLARNYCDDVEWSAFDATRSELDFLCKSIEVAINSGATTISIPDSLGLMLPEQFAQFLENIFNKVIHINDAIVSVHCHDDLGMAVENSLTALTCGVRQIECAINGLGARKGNADLEKIVQGVLNDGEFQIEIDTSLISIASELVAQITGIEKEK from the coding sequence ATGTTAGCGACAAATAACAAGATCGTAATCTTCGATACCACCATGCGTGACGGAGAGCTTACGCCTGGTGTAAAAATGAACCTTCAGGAAAAAATTGGCATCGCTCAACTGTTAGAGCAAATGGGCGTAGATGCGATCGAAGTCGGTTATCCTGGCAGGTATGAAAAAGATTTTGAGGAAATATTCGAGATATCGAAAGTAATTAAAACATCGACGATTTGCGGATTGGCAAGCTCAGATAGAGAGGAAATCATAACGGTTGCCCAAGCGCTTGCACCAGCAGCAAAAGCCAGAATTCACACTTACACTAATGTTAACCTGAGCAATCAATCTAGACAAAGTGAAGCGGAAGTCTTGGCAGTCATCAAAGATAGTATTTCCTTGGCGCGTAATTACTGCGATGATGTAGAATGGAGCGCTTTTGATGCCACTAGAAGCGAACTGGATTTTTTGTGTAAATCAATTGAAGTGGCGATAAACAGTGGAGCCACAACTATTAGCATCCCCGACAGTTTGGGTTTGATGTTACCCGAACAATTTGCCCAGTTTCTGGAAAATATATTTAACAAAGTTATTCATATTAACGATGCGATCGTCTCAGTTCACTGTCATGACGATCTGGGTATGGCGGTAGAAAATTCCCTTACCGCTTTAACCTGTGGAGTCAGACAAATTGAATGTGCGATTAACGGTTTGGGAGCGAGAAAAGGTAATGCGGATTTAGAAAAAATTGTGCAGGGTGTTTTAAATGATGGAGAATTTCAAATTGAAATAGACACATCTTTAATTAGCATCGCCTCAGAATTAGTCGCCCAAATCACCGGAATAGAAAAGGAAAAATAG
- a CDS encoding M15 family metallopeptidase: MSPTPTVKNTPSVNLDAPPKPSPTPQAKVPNSQKTNNAELVDMETINSNIVQDIRYATENNFTKTKLYKVARCLLRREVALKLSKVQEDLEKQGLGLKVYDCYRPLSVQKLMWKIPSARPYVANPRRGSKHNRGAAVDLTLVDRNGQELEMPTEFDNFTPRAHRKYRGASAQAIENRVLLEQAMQKRGFIPLSKEWWHFDAVGWQKYEILDIPLESIPK, translated from the coding sequence GTGAGTCCAACCCCCACAGTAAAAAATACACCCAGCGTTAATCTTGACGCTCCCCCAAAACCGAGTCCAACGCCACAAGCAAAAGTTCCGAATTCTCAAAAAACAAATAACGCCGAATTGGTTGATATGGAGACTATTAATAGCAACATAGTGCAAGACATCCGTTATGCTACAGAAAATAATTTCACCAAAACAAAACTCTACAAGGTGGCGCGATGCTTGCTGAGGAGGGAAGTAGCGCTAAAACTATCAAAAGTTCAAGAAGATTTGGAGAAACAGGGCTTGGGTTTGAAAGTTTATGATTGTTACAGACCGCTATCAGTACAAAAGCTTATGTGGAAAATCCCGTCAGCGCGTCCTTATGTGGCGAATCCGAGAAGGGGGTCAAAGCACAATCGCGGTGCAGCAGTAGACTTAACGCTGGTCGATCGCAATGGTCAAGAATTAGAAATGCCGACCGAATTCGATAATTTTACACCGCGAGCGCATAGGAAATACAGAGGTGCCAGCGCCCAAGCGATCGAAAATCGTGTTTTGCTGGAACAAGCGATGCAAAAACGAGGGTTTATACCTCTGTCAAAAGAATGGTGGCATTTCGATGCAGTTGGTTGGCAAAAGTACGAAATTCTCGATATACCTTTAGAATCGATTCCAAAGTAA